From the genome of Nakamurella flavida, one region includes:
- the allB gene encoding allantoinase AllB, with product MTDQLDLVIHADRAVLPDGEAAVTVGVRGGVIVSVQGPAPELTADRVVTLGPDEVLLPGLVDAHVHINDPGRSEWEGFRTATRAAAAGGVTTVIDMPLNSIPPTVDVAALEVKQQTAAGKTFVDVGFWGGAVPGNTADLRPLHEAGVFGFKCFLLHSGVDEFPALQGAELETDLTELAGLDAMMIIHAEDAESIDRAPATDGGRYQAFLESRPRGAENLAIAEVIELARWTGARVHILHLSSADALPMIRSARRDGVRITVETCPHYLTFAAEEIPDGATQFKCCPPIRESANRDELWAALQDGTIACIVSDHSPCTPELKRFDVGDFGLAWGGISSLQLGISAIWTQARERGIPLTDVVRWMAQAPAEHAGLTTKGRIAEGGAADFAVFAPEDTFTVDPAELFHRNAITPYAGRTLTGRVRSTYLAGRDISVDITTDGGRHGRLLRRGEA from the coding sequence ATGACCGATCAGCTCGACCTGGTGATCCATGCCGACCGCGCCGTCCTGCCCGACGGCGAGGCCGCGGTGACCGTCGGCGTGCGCGGCGGCGTCATCGTCTCGGTGCAGGGACCCGCCCCCGAGCTGACCGCCGACCGGGTCGTCACGCTCGGGCCCGACGAGGTGCTGCTGCCCGGTCTGGTCGACGCGCACGTGCACATCAACGACCCGGGCCGCAGCGAGTGGGAGGGTTTCCGCACCGCCACCCGCGCCGCGGCCGCCGGTGGGGTCACCACCGTCATCGACATGCCGCTGAACAGCATCCCGCCCACGGTCGACGTGGCCGCGCTGGAGGTCAAGCAGCAGACGGCGGCGGGGAAGACGTTCGTCGACGTCGGGTTCTGGGGTGGCGCGGTCCCGGGGAACACCGCCGATCTGCGGCCGCTGCACGAGGCCGGGGTGTTCGGGTTCAAGTGCTTCCTGCTGCACTCCGGCGTGGACGAGTTCCCGGCGCTGCAGGGGGCGGAGCTGGAGACCGATCTGACCGAGCTGGCCGGGCTCGACGCCATGATGATCATCCACGCGGAGGACGCCGAGTCCATCGACCGGGCGCCGGCCACCGACGGCGGGCGTTACCAGGCGTTCCTGGAGTCCCGCCCGCGGGGCGCCGAGAACCTGGCCATCGCCGAGGTGATCGAGCTGGCCCGGTGGACCGGCGCGCGGGTGCACATCCTGCACCTGTCGTCGGCCGACGCGTTGCCGATGATCCGTTCGGCCCGGCGCGACGGGGTGCGGATCACCGTCGAGACCTGCCCGCACTACCTGACCTTCGCCGCGGAGGAGATCCCGGACGGGGCCACGCAGTTCAAGTGCTGCCCGCCGATCCGGGAATCGGCCAACCGCGACGAGCTGTGGGCGGCGCTGCAGGACGGCACCATCGCGTGCATCGTCTCCGACCACTCGCCGTGCACCCCGGAGCTGAAGCGTTTCGACGTGGGTGATTTCGGGTTGGCCTGGGGCGGGATCTCCTCGCTGCAGCTGGGCATCTCGGCCATCTGGACGCAGGCCCGCGAGCGCGGGATCCCGCTGACCGACGTCGTCCGCTGGATGGCCCAGGCGCCGGCCGAGCACGCCGGGCTGACCACCAAGGGGCGCATCGCCGAAGGGGGCGCCGCCGACTTCGCGGTCTTCGCGCCGGAGGACACCTTCACCGTCGACCCGGCCGAACTGTTCCACCGCAACGCGATCACCCCGTACGCGGGGCGCACCCTGACCGGCCGGGTCCGGTCCACCTACCTGGCCGGCCGCGACATCAGCGTCGACATCACCACCGACGGGGGACGGCACGGTCGTCTCCTGCGCAGAGGAGAAGCATGA
- the alc gene encoding allantoicase, with amino-acid sequence MSTPADFRHLPDLASRLLAGSVVYANDETFAEKENLITPAASVFSTDTFGHKGKIYDGWETRRRREPGVDIAIVRLGVPGVVHGVVVDTAWFKGNYPPEVSVEATSVEGYPSTDELLAAEWATLVPRSPVAGDSENPFTVADPHRWTHVRLTIYPDGGVARFRVHGVAVPDPRVLTGTVDLAALENGGTVIECSNMFYSSPANLLLPGRARIMGEGWENSRRRVPGNEHLVIALGARGSIRRLELDTSYFVGNAPGAAWMTGIDAAAADLTDTEAWVPVLDRTPLQPDTRHVFPSLTAAPLTHVRLDVHPDGGLARVRVHGEIDAVTAEQQTAAFAGLLPSVHTRAAVSPTW; translated from the coding sequence ATGAGCACCCCCGCCGACTTCCGGCACCTGCCCGATCTCGCGTCCCGGCTGCTGGCCGGCAGCGTCGTGTACGCCAACGACGAGACGTTCGCCGAGAAGGAGAACCTGATCACCCCGGCGGCGTCGGTGTTCTCCACCGACACCTTCGGGCACAAGGGGAAGATCTACGACGGCTGGGAGACCCGCCGGCGCCGCGAGCCGGGCGTGGACATCGCGATCGTGCGGCTCGGCGTACCCGGCGTGGTGCACGGGGTCGTCGTGGACACCGCCTGGTTCAAGGGCAACTACCCGCCCGAGGTGTCGGTCGAGGCCACCAGTGTCGAGGGTTACCCGTCCACCGACGAGCTGCTGGCCGCCGAGTGGGCCACCCTGGTACCCCGCTCCCCGGTGGCCGGGGACAGCGAGAACCCCTTCACCGTGGCTGATCCGCACCGCTGGACGCATGTGCGGCTGACCATCTACCCGGACGGCGGGGTGGCCCGCTTCCGGGTGCACGGTGTCGCCGTGCCCGATCCGCGGGTGCTCACCGGCACCGTCGACCTGGCCGCGCTGGAGAACGGCGGCACGGTCATCGAGTGCTCCAACATGTTCTATTCCTCGCCGGCCAACCTGCTGCTCCCGGGTCGGGCCCGGATCATGGGGGAGGGCTGGGAGAACTCCCGCCGCCGCGTTCCCGGCAACGAACACCTGGTCATCGCCCTCGGCGCGCGGGGCAGCATCCGCCGCCTCGAACTGGACACCTCCTACTTCGTCGGCAACGCCCCCGGGGCGGCGTGGATGACCGGGATCGACGCCGCTGCAGCCGATCTCACCGACACGGAGGCCTGGGTGCCGGTGCTGGACCGCACCCCGCTGCAGCCGGACACCCGGCACGTGTTCCCGTCGCTGACCGCCGCCCCGCTCACCCACGTCCGGCTCGACGTCCACCCCGATGGCGGGCTCGCCCGGGTGCGGGTGCACGGGGAGATCGATGCGGTGACGGCGGAGCAGCAGACGGCGGCCTTCGCCGGGCTGCTGCCCTCGGTGCACACCCGGGCGGCGGTCAGCCCGACCTGGTGA
- a CDS encoding LamB/YcsF family protein yields MSESRVRTSSIDLNSDVGESYGRWVLGDDAALMPYVTSVNVACGFHAGDPTTLRRTCEAAAAAGVTVGAQVGYQDLGGFGRRFIDMDLIELTDHVVYQIGALQALAAVAGTSVRYVKPHGALYNTAVHHRGQARSVVDAVRAVDPSLPLVGLPGSALLELAEAAGLRPVTEAFADRGYTPRATLVSRSEPGALLSDAAEVAARMVRMVTESVVTAVDGSDVAVRAESICVHGDSPGAIAMAAAVRDALRGAGVDVRAFA; encoded by the coding sequence ATGAGTGAGTCCCGTGTCCGCACGTCGAGCATCGATCTGAACAGCGACGTCGGGGAGTCCTACGGCCGCTGGGTGCTCGGTGACGACGCCGCGCTCATGCCCTACGTCACCAGCGTCAACGTGGCGTGCGGCTTCCACGCCGGCGACCCGACCACGCTGCGGCGCACCTGCGAGGCCGCCGCGGCGGCCGGGGTGACGGTCGGCGCGCAGGTCGGCTACCAGGACCTCGGGGGGTTCGGCCGCCGGTTCATCGACATGGATCTGATCGAGCTGACCGATCACGTGGTCTACCAGATCGGTGCCCTGCAGGCGCTCGCCGCCGTGGCCGGCACCTCGGTCCGGTATGTGAAACCCCATGGTGCGCTGTACAACACGGCCGTCCACCACCGCGGCCAGGCTCGGTCCGTGGTCGACGCGGTGCGCGCGGTCGACCCGTCGCTGCCGCTGGTGGGCCTGCCCGGATCGGCCCTGCTGGAGCTGGCCGAGGCGGCCGGGCTGCGTCCGGTCACCGAGGCGTTCGCCGACCGCGGGTACACCCCGCGGGCCACCCTGGTGTCGCGCAGTGAGCCGGGCGCCCTGCTCTCCGACGCCGCCGAGGTCGCCGCCCGCATGGTGCGGATGGTGACCGAGAGCGTGGTCACCGCGGTGGACGGCAGCGATGTCGCCGTCCGCGCCGAGAGCATCTGCGTGCACGGCGACAGCCCTGGCGCGATCGCCATGGCCGCGGCCGTGCGTGACGCCCTGCGGGGCGCAGGCGTCGACGTGCGGGCCTTCGCGTGA
- a CDS encoding 5-oxoprolinase subunit B family protein has translation MQPAGDRALLIDTSDLNAVLALTDHLSAALSAGELAGVEDLVPAARTVLVRLAADADLDATADALRDLVGVVGAGTARGDGAPSDALVIPVRYDGPDLDDVAELTGLGRDGVIRAHTGTPWRAAFVGFAPGFAYLAGGDPALAVPRRAEPRTSLPAGSVALAGEFSAVYPRESPGGWQLIGTTDLGMWDVTVEPPATIQPGRWVRFVDVADGGSR, from the coding sequence ATCCAGCCGGCCGGCGACCGCGCCCTGCTCATCGATACGTCGGACCTGAACGCCGTTCTCGCCCTCACCGACCACCTGAGCGCCGCCCTCTCGGCCGGCGAGTTGGCCGGCGTCGAGGACCTGGTGCCCGCCGCCCGGACGGTGCTGGTCCGCCTCGCGGCCGACGCCGACCTCGACGCGACCGCCGATGCGCTGCGCGACCTCGTCGGGGTGGTCGGTGCCGGGACCGCACGGGGCGACGGTGCCCCGTCCGACGCCCTGGTGATCCCGGTGCGCTACGACGGGCCCGACCTGGACGACGTGGCCGAGCTGACCGGTCTCGGCCGGGACGGGGTGATCCGGGCGCACACCGGGACCCCGTGGCGGGCCGCATTCGTCGGTTTCGCCCCGGGCTTCGCCTATCTGGCAGGAGGCGACCCCGCCCTGGCCGTGCCCCGCCGCGCCGAGCCGCGTACCTCGCTGCCCGCCGGGTCGGTCGCCCTGGCCGGCGAGTTCTCCGCGGTCTACCCGCGGGAGTCGCCCGGCGGGTGGCAGCTCATCGGCACCACCGACCTGGGCATGTGGGACGTGACGGTCGAGCCACCGGCCACCATCCAGCCCGGGCGCTGGGTCCGGTTCGTCGACGTGGCTGACGGCGGGTCGCGGTGA
- a CDS encoding biotin-dependent carboxyltransferase family protein has protein sequence MTGRLTVLRTGPLALLQDTGRTGHAADGVGRSGAADRASAARANALLGNDSGAAVLECTLGGLQVRAETDLVVAVAGAPAPVEVDKEPVPHATRFDLRAGQTLRMRAPRTGLRTYLAVAGGFAVPAVLGSRSTDTLSGIGPPPVAAGDVLPVGASDEPPPSTVPDAEIPADGPVTLRVRFGPRDDWFTDPSALTTGEWTVSPRSNRVGLRLQRTDPDAPGLIRAVEGELPSEGMALGSVQIPPGGEPVLFLADHPLTGGYPVVAVVLDADVDRAAQLRPGQRLAFRAS, from the coding sequence GTGACCGGCCGGCTCACCGTGCTGCGCACCGGGCCGCTGGCGCTGCTGCAGGACACCGGCCGCACCGGCCACGCCGCGGACGGCGTCGGTCGATCGGGTGCCGCCGATCGCGCGTCCGCCGCGCGGGCCAATGCGCTGCTGGGCAACGATTCCGGCGCCGCGGTGCTGGAATGCACGCTGGGTGGGCTGCAGGTCAGGGCGGAGACCGATCTCGTCGTCGCGGTCGCCGGGGCCCCCGCCCCGGTCGAGGTGGACAAGGAACCCGTCCCGCACGCGACCCGGTTCGACCTGCGGGCCGGGCAGACGCTGCGGATGCGCGCCCCGCGGACCGGACTACGGACCTACCTCGCCGTGGCCGGCGGGTTCGCCGTACCCGCCGTGCTGGGGTCGCGCAGCACCGACACCCTGTCCGGGATCGGCCCACCCCCGGTCGCCGCCGGGGACGTGCTGCCCGTCGGGGCGTCGGACGAGCCCCCGCCGTCGACGGTCCCGGACGCGGAGATCCCGGCGGACGGACCGGTGACCTTGCGGGTGCGGTTCGGCCCACGGGACGACTGGTTCACTGATCCGTCGGCCCTCACCACGGGGGAGTGGACGGTGAGCCCGCGCAGCAACCGGGTCGGGCTGCGCCTACAGCGGACCGATCCCGACGCCCCGGGGCTGATCCGCGCCGTCGAGGGTGAGTTGCCCAGCGAGGGCATGGCTCTCGGCTCCGTCCAGATCCCGCCCGGCGGCGAACCCGTGCTGTTCCTCGCCGACCATCCGCTCACCGGCGGGTACCCCGTCGTCGCCGTGGTTCTGGACGCCGACGTCGACCGCGCCGCCCAGCTCCGCCCGGGTCAACGGCTCGCCTTCCGCGCCAGCTGA
- a CDS encoding acetyl-CoA carboxylase biotin carboxylase subunit: MFDSLLVANRGEIARRILRTAREMGIRTIAVHSDVDAGLPFVTEADEAVLLGGAAPAESYRNIERILQAARDTGAQAIHPGYGFLSENAAFARAVQDAGLIWVGPSADVIEKMGDKINARNLMEDAGVPVAAGTREPVADRDAAVREAERIGYPVMIKAAAGGGGMGMSVAEDAAQAAEQFDRIAAFAERMFGDGSVLLERFLPVARHVEVQILGLADGRVVALGERDCSVQRRNQKVAEETPSPAVSPELRARMLAAAVRAGEAVGYRNAGTVECLVDESAQDFVFLEMNTRLQVEHPITEAVTGLDLVEQQFHIAAGEDVTFDPDAVTVTGHALELRINAEDPKRFLPGPGVVREWVEPSGEGVRVDAGYGPDTTVTPSYDSLMAKLIVFGDDREQVLARAREAVAGFTVVGPKSNLPFFAELLDDAEFVSGHYDTGIVGRMRS, from the coding sequence ATGTTCGACAGCCTGCTCGTCGCCAACCGCGGCGAGATCGCCCGCCGCATCCTGCGGACCGCCCGGGAGATGGGCATCCGCACCATCGCCGTGCACTCCGACGTGGACGCCGGCCTGCCGTTCGTCACCGAGGCCGACGAGGCGGTGCTGCTCGGTGGGGCGGCGCCGGCCGAGTCGTACCGCAACATCGAGCGCATCCTGCAGGCCGCGCGGGACACCGGGGCGCAGGCCATCCACCCCGGTTACGGGTTCCTGTCGGAGAACGCGGCGTTCGCCCGGGCCGTGCAGGACGCCGGGCTGATCTGGGTCGGCCCGTCCGCCGACGTCATCGAGAAGATGGGCGACAAAATCAACGCCCGCAACCTCATGGAGGACGCCGGGGTTCCGGTGGCCGCCGGCACACGCGAGCCCGTCGCCGACCGCGATGCCGCGGTGCGCGAAGCCGAGCGGATCGGCTACCCGGTGATGATCAAGGCTGCGGCCGGCGGCGGTGGCATGGGGATGAGCGTGGCCGAGGACGCCGCGCAGGCGGCCGAGCAGTTCGACCGGATCGCCGCGTTCGCCGAGCGGATGTTCGGCGACGGGTCGGTGCTGCTGGAGCGGTTCCTGCCGGTGGCCCGGCACGTCGAGGTGCAGATCCTCGGGTTGGCCGACGGACGCGTGGTGGCGCTGGGGGAGCGGGACTGCTCGGTGCAGCGCCGCAACCAGAAGGTCGCCGAGGAGACCCCGTCACCGGCGGTGTCCCCGGAGCTGCGGGCGCGCATGCTGGCCGCCGCGGTGCGCGCCGGTGAGGCCGTCGGCTACCGCAACGCCGGCACGGTGGAGTGCCTGGTCGACGAGTCCGCGCAGGACTTCGTCTTCCTGGAGATGAACACCCGGCTGCAGGTGGAGCACCCGATCACCGAGGCCGTCACCGGGCTGGACCTGGTCGAGCAGCAGTTCCACATCGCCGCCGGCGAGGACGTCACCTTCGACCCGGACGCGGTGACCGTCACCGGGCACGCGCTCGAGCTGCGGATCAACGCCGAGGACCCGAAACGTTTCCTGCCCGGACCGGGTGTGGTGCGCGAGTGGGTGGAGCCGTCGGGCGAGGGGGTCCGGGTGGACGCCGGGTACGGCCCGGACACCACCGTCACCCCGTCCTACGACTCGTTGATGGCCAAGCTGATCGTCTTCGGGGACGACCGGGAGCAGGTGCTGGCCCGGGCCCGGGAGGCTGTCGCCGGGTTCACCGTGGTCGGCCCGAAGAGCAATCTGCCGTTCTTCGCCGAGCTGCTGGACGACGCGGAGTTCGTCTCCGGGCACTACGACACCGGCATCGTCGGGCGGATGCGCAGCTGA
- the hisC gene encoding histidinol-phosphate transaminase encodes MTVRLRSALDGLPSYAPGRNVPGAVKLASNELSFPTLPSVAEAIGAHAAQGATGGLNRYPDNAANLLAEQLAALAGAPRENLVVGGGSVALCHQIAEITVDRGDEVIYGWRSFETYPIVTGLMGGRAMQIPVTAAQELDLAAMADAVTDRTRLIFVCTPNNPTGTAVRTDQLTTLLDAVPEDVLVVVDEAYREFDRDPESPNGVQLALTRPNVLALRTLSKAYGLAGLRVGYAVGPLDVVTALRRVAIPFAVNSLAQVAALAALEHGAEFVPRWEQVVAERDRVSIALRGFGFEVPPSQANFVWLPLAEEATRFAAHCETHRVIVRPFADAAGGVRVSIGSPEENDQFLAAAGSYPG; translated from the coding sequence ATGACGGTGCGGTTGCGATCGGCCCTGGACGGTCTGCCGTCCTACGCCCCGGGGCGGAACGTGCCCGGCGCGGTCAAGTTGGCCTCCAACGAGCTGAGCTTCCCCACCCTGCCGTCGGTGGCCGAGGCCATCGGCGCGCACGCCGCCCAGGGCGCCACCGGTGGGCTCAACCGCTATCCGGACAACGCCGCGAACCTGCTTGCCGAGCAGCTGGCCGCGCTGGCCGGCGCGCCGCGCGAGAACCTCGTCGTCGGTGGCGGATCGGTCGCGTTGTGCCATCAGATCGCCGAGATCACCGTGGACCGCGGTGACGAGGTGATCTACGGCTGGCGCTCGTTCGAGACCTATCCGATCGTCACCGGTCTGATGGGTGGCCGGGCGATGCAGATCCCGGTGACCGCCGCCCAGGAGCTCGACCTGGCCGCGATGGCCGACGCCGTCACCGACCGCACCCGGCTGATCTTCGTGTGCACGCCGAACAACCCGACCGGCACCGCCGTGCGCACCGACCAGCTGACCACGCTGCTGGACGCGGTGCCGGAGGACGTGCTGGTCGTGGTGGACGAGGCCTACCGCGAGTTCGACCGGGACCCGGAGTCGCCCAACGGGGTGCAACTGGCACTGACCCGGCCGAATGTGCTGGCCCTGCGCACGCTCTCGAAGGCCTACGGCCTGGCCGGTCTGCGGGTCGGCTATGCGGTGGGGCCGCTGGACGTGGTGACGGCGCTGCGCCGGGTGGCCATCCCGTTCGCGGTGAACAGCCTGGCCCAGGTGGCTGCCCTCGCCGCCCTGGAGCACGGAGCGGAGTTCGTCCCCCGCTGGGAGCAGGTCGTCGCCGAACGCGACCGGGTGTCGATTGCGTTGCGCGGCTTCGGGTTCGAGGTGCCGCCGTCGCAGGCGAACTTCGTCTGGCTGCCCCTGGCGGAGGAAGCCACCCGGTTCGCCGCGCACTGCGAGACCCACCGGGTCATCGTGCGGCCGTTCGCCGACGCCGCCGGCGGCGTGCGGGTGTCCATCGGGTCGCCCGAGGAGAACGACCAGTTCCTGGCCGCGGCCGGCAGCTACCCGGGCTGA
- a CDS encoding acetoacetate--CoA ligase: protein MSRTDVVPEVLWTPRPERVEGAAITAFARLAGDRAGRDLTGYDDLWQWSVDDLGGFWTAVADFFAVHWHTAPTAALADARMPGAVWFPGGTLNYTEHALADRPGRGPDDLAVIAVDESGAEQMITLRRLRELVGAAQAGLRRYGVGPGDRVAALLPNALPALVGLLATAGLGAVWSNCSPDFGAGAVIDRFAQIEPTVLLTVDGYRYGGKDYPVADTVRRVQDALPGLAATVWLPVLSTTSDEAVRWTDLLAEPGPVIAEPIAFDAPLWVLWSSGTTGLPKPIVQSQGGILLEHLKAVGLQCDLGPADRFLWFSTTGWMMWNFLVGGLLTGATVVLYDGSPAHPDLDALWRLAERHRVDYLGASAAYVHSCRTAGLHPAERYDLTGLRTFGSTGSPLGPDGFRWLHDRVGGHVQIASISGGTDVCTAFVGAAPTVPVWSAEISCRALGARVEAFSPSGEALIDEVGELVLTAPLPSMPVGFWGDADGSRLREAYFAEYPGVWRHGDWIRLTSRGSCVIEGRSDSTLNRGGVRMGTAEFYRVVEAVDGVLDALVVDTSSGAHYGQLVLFLVPADGVDLDALTAAVRAAVRQELSPRHVPGAVVAVLVIPRTVNGKKCEVPVKRVQTGTPIDEAVSRDALADPDSLQALLDAARTAGVTA, encoded by the coding sequence ATGAGCAGGACAGATGTCGTCCCCGAGGTGCTGTGGACTCCCCGGCCCGAGCGGGTCGAGGGGGCCGCGATCACCGCGTTCGCCCGGCTGGCCGGCGACCGGGCGGGCCGGGACCTGACCGGGTACGACGACCTGTGGCAGTGGTCGGTCGACGACCTGGGCGGGTTCTGGACGGCGGTGGCCGACTTCTTCGCCGTGCACTGGCACACCGCCCCGACCGCGGCGCTGGCCGACGCGCGGATGCCCGGCGCGGTGTGGTTCCCCGGTGGCACGCTGAACTACACCGAGCACGCCCTGGCCGACCGGCCGGGCCGCGGCCCCGACGATCTCGCCGTCATCGCGGTCGACGAGTCCGGCGCCGAGCAGATGATCACCTTGCGCCGGTTGCGGGAGCTGGTCGGCGCGGCCCAGGCCGGGCTGCGCCGGTACGGCGTCGGACCGGGCGATCGGGTCGCCGCGCTGCTGCCCAACGCCCTGCCCGCACTCGTCGGGTTGCTGGCCACCGCCGGTCTCGGCGCGGTGTGGTCGAATTGTTCGCCGGACTTCGGCGCCGGGGCGGTCATCGACCGGTTCGCCCAGATCGAGCCGACGGTGCTGCTCACCGTGGACGGCTACCGCTACGGCGGCAAGGACTATCCCGTCGCCGACACCGTGCGCCGTGTGCAGGACGCCCTGCCCGGCCTGGCCGCCACCGTGTGGCTGCCCGTGCTCAGCACCACCTCGGACGAGGCCGTCCGCTGGACCGATCTGCTCGCCGAACCCGGCCCGGTGATCGCGGAGCCGATAGCGTTCGACGCGCCGCTGTGGGTGCTCTGGTCCTCGGGGACAACGGGCCTGCCCAAGCCGATCGTGCAGTCGCAGGGCGGGATCCTGCTCGAGCACCTCAAGGCCGTCGGGCTGCAGTGCGATCTCGGCCCCGCCGACCGGTTCCTGTGGTTCTCCACCACCGGCTGGATGATGTGGAACTTCCTCGTCGGCGGACTGCTGACCGGCGCGACCGTCGTGCTGTACGACGGCAGCCCCGCCCACCCGGACCTCGACGCCCTGTGGCGGCTGGCCGAGCGGCACCGGGTCGACTACCTGGGGGCGTCGGCCGCGTACGTGCACTCCTGCCGAACCGCCGGTCTGCATCCGGCGGAGCGGTACGACCTCACCGGGCTGCGGACGTTCGGTTCCACCGGCTCGCCGCTCGGGCCGGACGGATTCCGCTGGCTGCACGACCGGGTCGGCGGCCACGTGCAGATCGCGTCCATCTCCGGCGGCACCGATGTCTGCACCGCGTTCGTCGGGGCCGCACCGACCGTGCCGGTGTGGTCGGCTGAGATCTCCTGCCGGGCCCTGGGTGCCCGGGTCGAAGCGTTCTCCCCCTCGGGTGAGGCGCTGATAGACGAGGTCGGCGAGCTGGTGCTCACCGCTCCGCTGCCGTCCATGCCCGTCGGGTTCTGGGGCGACGCGGACGGCAGCCGGCTGCGGGAGGCGTACTTCGCCGAGTACCCCGGGGTGTGGCGGCACGGCGACTGGATTCGGCTCACCTCCCGCGGCTCCTGCGTGATCGAGGGCCGGTCGGACTCGACGCTGAACCGGGGCGGGGTGCGGATGGGCACGGCGGAGTTCTACCGGGTGGTCGAGGCCGTGGACGGCGTCTTGGACGCCCTGGTCGTGGACACGTCGTCCGGCGCCCACTACGGACAGCTGGTGCTGTTCCTCGTCCCCGCCGACGGAGTCGACCTGGACGCATTGACCGCGGCGGTGCGGGCAGCCGTACGGCAGGAGCTCTCGCCGCGCCACGTCCCCGGCGCGGTGGTCGCCGTCCTGGTGATCCCGCGGACGGTCAACGGCAAGAAGTGCGAGGTGCCGGTGAAACGGGTGCAGACCGGGACGCCTATCGATGAAGCCGTCTCCCGAGACGCGCTGGCCGACCCGGACAGCCTGCAGGCCCTGCTGGACGCGGCCCGGACCGCCGGGGTGACGGCATGA